Proteins from a single region of Schistocerca gregaria isolate iqSchGreg1 chromosome 3, iqSchGreg1.2, whole genome shotgun sequence:
- the LOC126355509 gene encoding cuticle protein 18.7-like — protein sequence MKLLIVLSALVAVALATPGYLGAGAYLGAAGVAPVIGSAPGLVAPQPPAPVVVGGLAAYGPANIVLGPEGVPLDTPAVAAARVQHLSARLAVQSRGSGSAAAAAAAAAAAAGAYAVPAAVAAPAVAAVAPAAYGVPGLAGLAAAKALYHG from the exons ATGAAGCTCCTG ATCGTCCTGAGTGCCTTGGTGGCAGTGGCTCTGGCCACGCCCGGCTACCTGGGGGCGGGCGCCTACCTGGGGGCGGCGGGAGTCGCCCCCGTCATCGGGTCGGCGCCGGGCCTCGTCGCCCCACAGCCTCCGGCCCCCGTGGTAGTGGGCGGCCTGGCAGCCTACGGCCCCGCCAACATCGTGCTGGGGCCGGAGGGCGTGCCCCTGGACACGCCTGCGGTGGCCGCCGCCAGAGTGCAGCACCTGTCCGCGCGTCTCGCCGTGCAGTCTCGCGGGTCGGGTagtgcagccgccgccgccgccgctgccgccgccgccgccggcgcctacGCCGTGCCCGCagccgtcgccgcccccgccgtcgccgcCGTCGCCCCCGCCGCCTACGGCGTTCCTGGACTCGCAGGCCTCGCTGCCGCCAAGGCTCTCTACCACGGCTGA